The Impatiens glandulifera chromosome 8, dImpGla2.1, whole genome shotgun sequence genome includes a window with the following:
- the LOC124912744 gene encoding cytochrome P450 CYP73A100-like, with amino-acid sequence MNKLSSYCIFFVTIFPIVMFISSSSIMLLLFFPLTFFIVCSFLRRQSNLPPGPCSIPIFGNWLQVGNDLHHRTLAGMAKVYGSIFLLKLGSKNLVVVSDPELANQVLHVKGVEFGSRPRNIVFDIFTGNGQDMVFTVYGEHWRKMRRIMTVPFFTNKVVHHYSDMWEQEMDLVVFDLRRNETKGIVVRRRLQLMLYNIMYRMMFDTKFESVDDPLFVEATRFNSERSKLAQSFEYNYGDFIPLLRPFLRGYLNKCRDLQSKRLAFFNNYFVQKRRMIMISNGEKHKINCAIDHIIDAEMKGEINEQNVLYIVENINVVAIETTLWSMEWAIAELVNHPTVQQKIRDEIFVALNGDQVTESNLNKLPYLQATIKETLRLHTPIPLLVPHMNLEEANLGGYTIPKESKIVVNAWWMANNPVWWNNPSEFRPERFLEEESGTETVVGGKVDFRFMPFGVGRRSCPGIILAMPILGLVIAKLVRNFEMVPPPGLEKIDVSEKGGQFSLHIANHSLIVFKPICLNCYLVLIF; translated from the exons ATGAACAAGCTAAGTTCATATTGCATATTCTTTGTGACCATATTTCCCATTGTCATGTTTATCTCCTCCTCCTCAATCATGTTACTACTCTTCTTTCCCCTCACTTTCTTCATTGTATGTTCGTTTTTACGTCGCCAATCGAATCTCCCACCCGGTCCATGTTCTATCCCCATCTTTGGCAATTGGCTTCAG GTGGGTAATGATCTACACCACCGTACCCTAGCCGGCATGGCGAAGGTGTATGGCTCCATTTTCCTACTAAAACTAGGTTCAAAGAACCTAGTGGTGGTATCGGATCCGGAGCTAGCTAACCAAGTCTTGCACGTCAAAGGAGTGGAGTTCGGTTCACGACCTCGAAACATTGTCTTCGACATCTTCACGGGAAATGGTCAAGACATGGTGTTTACAGTCTATGGCGAGCACTGGCGAAAGATGCGTCGAATTATGACGGTACCTTTTTTCACCAACAAAGTGGTGCATCATTATAGCGACATGTGGGAACAAGAAATGGATTTAGTAGTTTTCGATTTGAGAAGGAATGAAACAAAGGGGATCGTGGTTAGGAGACGATTGCAACTCATGCTTTACAATATTATGTATAGAATGATGTTCGATACCAAGTTCGAGTCGGTAGATGATCCTTTGTTCGTGGAGGCGACTCGGTTTAACTCGGAGAGGAGCAAGTTGGCGCAAAGCTTTGAGTATAACTATGGTGATTTTATACCTCTTCTTAGACCATTCTTAAgaggttatttgaataagtgTAGGGACTTGCAAAGCAAACGTCTTGCTTTCTTCAACAACTATTTTGTTCAAAAAAGAAG GATGATCATGATTTCTAATGGAGAAAAACACAAGATCAATTGTGCAATCGACCACATAATAGATGCCGAAATGAAAGGAGAAATCAATGAACAAAACGTGCTTTATATAGTCGAGAACATCAATGTTGTGGCGATAGAGACAACCCTATGGTCCATGGAGTGGGCTATTGCTGAGTTGGTTAACCATCCAACCGTTCAACAAAAGATTCGAGATGAAATCTTTGTCGCGCTTAATGGGGACCAAGTGACCGAGTCGAACCTAAACAAGTTACCATACCTACAAGCCACTATCAAAGAAACACTTAGGCTCCACACTCCAATTCCCTTGTTGGTGCCCCACATGAACCTTGAGGAGGCTAATCTTGGTGGGTATACAATTCCTAAAGAGTCCAAAATTGTGGTAAATGCTTGGTGGATGGCTAACAACCCTGTCTGGTGGAACAACCCGAGTGAATTTCGACCCGAGCGTTTCCTCGAGGAGGAGAGTGGCACGGAGACGGTTGTTGGTGGGAAAGTGGACTTTCGGTTCATGCCATTTGGGGTTGGAAGGCGAAGTTGTCCCGGAATCATACTCGCTATGCCGATTCTTGGTCTTGTGATCGCGAAGTTGGTGAGGAATTTCGAAATGGTACCACCTCCGGGATTAGAGAAGATTGACGTGAGTGAAAAAGGAGGGCAATTCAGTTTGCACATTGCTAACCATTCCTTGATCGTTTTTAAACCAATTTGCTTAAATTGTTATCTTGttcttatattttga